GTAATGGTTTTATCACacatccacctaagcatcctcatttccacCCCCTCCATCCTTGCTTATTGAGCATTCATTACTagccaacactctgatccgtacCACATCGCAGGTCTACTTGCCACTTTGAAAAATTATCCTTTTAGTTCAAGGGGTATCTTCTTGTCGCATAAGTCTCATGTCGTTTctctccacttcaaccaacctaccttaatacAATGAATCACGTCCTCATCTATCATCCCGATGAGTCACATCTGAATGGATATATTCATAGTAATCACGTGATGTTTTCTTTTTCGATTGTGCTTTGTCGATTGTTTAGTGTGTTATGGTTGTTCCTTTCATGATTTTATGGTGTAGTAGTAATTAGGGTCGGTTGTAGCTATCGTCTACTTGTGACGTTTTCTTGTTTCGAGCCGTCCGATTTCGTTATATCATTTTGGCTCTTCATTTTTCGATGAAGATTCAATTTATATAGTAGCAttcgttatttttgtaaaaaaaattgcaTAAAATCTCTATGGAGTTAAAAAATGTTCACAATTTTCGTCATTTATggtaaaaaaatatttcacaagtCTTGTCATTTTATGTTTGAACATATGACGATCCTAAAGAAACACATACGGAGTATTTATTTGTAGTATTAAATTTCATGGACTAGTTTCATATAATTCAAAAGACATTTCTTGTAAGTTTGAGATACTCATCTATTAGATTTATCAATTAATTAAAGAATTTAATTCAATTATTGGTGCCATGTACGTGTTTATCATTCTATATACTTCATATCTGGATAACGATTTGAGCACAAATGATTTGAtggatacatttttatttacatgacTGTTAATCGGTTGTCCATTCCTCTTTCATTTCAAATTTTCAATCAACTTGAAGTTCTTTCTTGAAGGAACATCTGTTAAGACCCTTTGTCGTTAAAGCAAGAGTTAAACGATAATTATAAGTAATAAGGAGATTAAGGAGGTTCGACCATATATACTAAGGAGATTAATTAAGGAGATCAAGTATGAGAATTCACCTAATATTCAAAGTAGTTAAATTATATTGATCTTATCAATTGTTACTTGATTCCTGAAATCATGGGATATGGCATGATCTCCTAAAGGAAGAAATTATGATTGGAATTAGCGATTCCATTAACCCTAAATATTGTCGTATAAATAGATTAGGCGTACGTCATATTCTATAGCCTTATTACGTGAACTATTAGTGATTGTAATCTGTGTATTTTCGATTAATCTATTCTATATAAAACACCATACAATACATTGAATCTCTCTTTGTTCAACTTTTGTGTTACACACTGATGTTGCTACAAACAAACATCAATATTAATCATTGAATACTTTTTTGATATTGATAACTAAGTTTTTGGgctatcattactacctcaactatATTATGCTAGGAACCTGTGTTTAGTGTATTAGTGATAACCCGAATTCCTATATGAGAGGTTAGGGGTTCGATCTTTATGAGCAGTAAAATATTTTTCTTGAGATTATCCATCCATTTCATGGGCTTTGGAGGTTGCGAACGTCTTGCGTTCGAGCCTCACCCAATGGTGTTTACCACACGCGATGCCCGTATGGATTCATTGTGAGGATTTTCTTCTGAGTGGCAGCAAGACTGTAATGTCCGTAACAAGTAAATGATCGGGAAGATGGGTTCTGACATCGCGTCCGGACTCCGTCAGTGATTGTGGTCTAGTGGTTCACCCCTTTGCACTTGTGCATTGGGATGGGggtggggaggtctcaagttcgagtctctCCCTTTAAAATATACGTGGGATTTATTTCTTGAAAGCCGAATTGCCCCGagaaaggttttaccgacccgtattcacGACCCAAGTccgaccgcctgcccctcgggatggtataaggttcggatccctttaatgcggttcgggtttcctgcccgaaaacgcgtgcgtgcgtggcaaatgagagtattcggtgccaacaacttgcctttaaaaaaaaaaaaaaaaaaaaaaaaaaaactatattatGCTAGGAAAGAATTGTGGTTGTCAACTTCGTGACATAGATTCATCCATCTTTTCACACGAGAATGCATAGAACTTCCATAGAGAGTAGTCTTGGACAAATTACTTTTACATGCTAGCAGTACAAGAAAACTAGCTTTTCTGGACGCCTAAACCAGATGACAAATCGTTCGTATAGTGTTTTCGGACAACGTGACGTTCGGGATGTCGTCTGGAAAATTTCATGCGATAAGGTTTTCCGGACGAACTTTGTCAACTTTGAAATGTTTTTTTACAAAGTATCCTACAATTTATATAGGATGTCACTAAATTTAAATTTAGGACCTATGTATTTTTAGAATTTATGATTTTTTAAGATAAATAGTAACTAAAATAGTATTcaaatataaatagttttaaaaaaaaagttaggaCCCTAATTTTCAAACCTAGATTCGCCTCTGTGAATAGGACACACAATCACAAACTTTTTCGAACGACGAGGTAATATTAATTTatcaataataaattaattaaataagatTTTATTTTATCCCTTCACAACGACATGTACTTTCTTTATACTGATTTTTTCTTTTATAATTTGTAGATATGtttcagagttattattgttattttatatatactgattttcttttgtttttttataAAGACTTACATTGatgaatatttttaaaatataataagAATGATTGGAGCACAATGGCAACATAAAGGCCTTACGCCCTCAAAAACGACCAATGACAACAATAGTCAAAACACTCAAACACAAGCCTAACGACTTATCAAGACTAAGCCACTAGACTTCTACATCGCGCAACTTCCAAATACCGCTAATTCGAGCCACATTGGAAGAACTTTTATAACGAATCATCATTAACTTCAACTGAACATTTGAAATTATAACATCGAATACTCGGTTCTCTGTCTGAAAAATCTACTTAAAAATTTTGTAGTTTCTCTCGCCACAGACCATAAATAGTTGCTGCTATAAACACAACTTAGAAACAACAATATGAGCCAAATTTAGAGATGCTATTGGCGTAAATTAATTTTTCACCAGATTCGAATGTTAGTGGACCAATATAGTGTAAAGCGTAAAATAATtatcttctttttctttcttttttattaCAGATATGTTCTCGATTACTCGTTTCTTCTTTAATATACCGGAGACTGGAGATTGGATGTTAAAGTGTTGTTGCTCATTATAAGCACACAAACACGGTTATGTACAATAGTTATATGGACTATGTTGATGTGATACTATTTTTAAGTGAAAAATTTAGATAAATTAAATGTATATTCTAAATGCATTATTGTGTTTGCTACGCTGAACATGTGTTGTCGTAAGGACGGAAGAAATTGGTAATAAAGGGGTGAAAATAATAGTAGCATGATATAGGGTTGCATTTAAAAATCAAAATGAAATACTAATTTTGAAACGAGAaagtatatgtaaataaataatacAATACATACTTGTGTATCTTCATATACTTGTTATCAATCGAACTAATTAGAAATCAATAATATTATCAATGTTAGGATTATGAAAATGTGGATTATATAAACAATTGAGAGTCGAATTTGTTTTAAGATAAATAACTataaccagtgttgtaaaaaaacccgattactcgccgattaatctccgattaatcatttttaggaacaatccgttccgattttcaaaaatcTGTTTAATTAAACGGTCGACGTGAATTAAtagatcaaaatcgaatttggtaattaaagtcagtcaaagtaaaaaatgattaactttttaacatgaatttaaactagaattttgtagttttgaagcaaaatgaacaattttagatgattatgttaaaaattatctatatttatggttttttcctATAATTActcatttaaatattaaaatttaatatttaaatgtatacagtacaatccgattaatctccgattaatccctgaattgccgattaatccttcTAAAGTCTCGGCCGATTAATACCTGAATAACGCATTTTGCAACCTTGACTATAGAATGTAACACAAACCAAGGGGGTGAAATGTATTTATATGATAAATGAAGTACCAAATGTACAGAATCACAATTTATTATCATCGTTGGCCCATTTGCCATCCCCTAGCTTCTTGATCCAATTTCCTTCATCAAGTTGAAACCTTTTTGTCTCCCCCGACAATTTAAATTAAAAAATAATTGAATAAATCTCATACTtccttaaattttattttattttctgtttttatttttccAAATCTTGACCGTTTGTACAATTTACATGTACTTCACGTATCTTCCACGTCCTTCACAGTCCTTTACCAGATAGAAATTTCAAGGTACCCCTTTTCATTTACTTCCTCCTTAATTTTTgcttaaatttaaatttttttttattatatatttgcacATGTTTTCACAATCTTGCCTCTTACCCCATGTTTATTTATTCTCTTTTTCTCTAGTTTTTTTTAATAAAGCTTCAAACTTTATTTAAGGTTCTTGATTTTTCCTCACAGGTACTTTTTATTTGAAGCCTAAACCATCAATGTGAGTGAATCTTTTTTATTTTATGATTATATTTATAATTGTTATTGTGTTATTTATCTACTGTTTATTGTTTCTCCAAGTGGGTCTTTTTTAGATTCAGtactattgttgttgttattataaatATGTAGTTCGTTACTGTATCAGAAAGTTGTGTATGGTGTTTGGATCCAAAATTAAAAATTGTAGGaattgggttatatatatatatatatatatatatatatatatatatatatatatatatatatatatatatatatatatattttaaattggtAATGTAGGATGTATGTAATTCAAAGATTGTGTTTTAATTTTCTTGAATTGGTGGGGTGGTACTTGGTATTAGTAACTTCAAGTTTTTTCATTTATAGTTATTTGTGAGATTTGATTTTGATTTTAGGGATATGGGTTTTGTTCTTTAAATATATAGGAATCATTTGTTGGAAGTTTTCCATGGGCCTGAACCCCTAAGAATCATCCATTTTccaaatatattttttttgtaatatAAGTTTTTAGAAGTTAAGTCAAATTTTGTAAATATTGGTTTAAGAGTCTATTGTTTGATGTTTGTATTTCAATTCAAAGGTAGGTTTTATGATTAAGGATAAACCGTTTTAACAGTAAATTTGGTTCTTTGATTGTTTAAAAAAGGGACTAAGTTTGTTTTATTATTTATGCTTCATTTTCATACATCTTACTTGATTAATTTGGTTGGATTCTTTTATGTTATGAACTTTGTGTAGAAGTTTAAGCCTCTGTCATTTTGTATTCTAACTGTTGTGGGCTAAGTTCTTTTAGGAATTATAGGTCTTTTAAACGGTAAAGTTGGCTGATTTTCTACTTGGATTTTTAATTCTTGAACTTAAGGTAGAGGATCATTtatgttaattattatttaatCATATGAGTAATATTGTTCTGAGAGTGATTGAGTCATCTTATAATGAACATGTGTTTTGCTTGCTATGTACTAAATTTGATTGCTTTTAGTTTTATGTGAAAGTTAGGTTGAAATATTAGGTGAGGATTCGTGCATCACAATCTTGACTTTTGTCTATCTTATCCTTTGCTAGGTGTATTGAATAGAAGCATTCATTTTCAAACTACAATTCAAATTGGATTCAGGTTGATCCATTTTCAAGACCCGGTTTTATGGAAGAATTTGACGGTGCGATTGAAATCAAATTTGAATAAGTAGCGGCAGTTTTTATTGATTGTTCACAACATTAGGTTTTGTGAAAGCTAATATAAGAGACAAAAGAAAATGGGACACTCTGCAGCAGTTTGGGATTCACGATTGGCCCTTGAAACGATTAAGGATTGGAATGGAATCGAGCAAATTGTGCTTCGAAACCCACAAGGAGCTTCGGCTAGGGTTAGTTTAGTTTTAACTTTTGTAAACATAAGAATCTTGTTTGATTTCAAGAAAATCATGCACTAATTTGATCTTTGATATGTGCATTTATGCAGGTTAGCTTGCTTGGCGGTCAAGTAATTTCATGGCGAAATGAACGGGGTGAAGAACTTTTGTTCACAAGTAGTAAGGTGCGGGttctttttttgttgttgttgtatttcatttttgttttatgatgatgatgataaacttGCAAGATTTTGGTTCGATTTTTACTGATTATAGTTTGTTAATCCGTACTTAACAATTTTAGAGTATTTTAAAGCCCCCGAAGGCTATGCGAGGAGGTATTCCAATTTGCTTTCCTCAGGTATGTTTTTTGTAATGCATAAAGTTAACTTACGCGTTCATGTATATAACCTATAACCGGTTGATATAGTTTGGGAACTGCGATTCGCTCGAGCAACATGGGTTTGCAAGAAACAAACTTTGGACTATTGATGACGATCCTCCACCGTTTCCCGCAAACGATTCTAACGGAAAATCGTTTGTCGATTTGCTACTTAAACCTTCAGAAGAAGATTTGAAGTTTTGGCCACACATGTTTGAGTTTCGTCTTCGAGTCTCTCTTGCAATGGACGGGAACTTGACGTTGATATCTCGCATTAGGAACGTTAACGGGAAGCCGTTCAGTTTCTCTTTCGGTTATCACTCGTATCTTTCTGTTTCAGACATAAGGTATTTTTTCTTAatatatttattactaaaagtcaacgttggtcaacatctGACTAGTCCCGACTCAACCGAAAACAAACGGGgccttaatgtaatataatcttgTGATACATAGTGAAGTGAGAGTTGAAGGGCTAGAAACGATGGACTACTTCGACAATCTTTTTAAAAGAGAGCGTTTTACAGAACAAGGAGATGCTATCACGTTTGAATCCGAGGTATCTTGAACTTAATGCATTAAAAGTGTTATCGATAATAATAAAGTATACGTTTGCCTTGATCGATGATGTTATGTTTGGGTTGAATATTCAGATTGATCGTGTTTATCTTAGTTCTCCGAATTGTATTGCTGTACTTGATCATGAAAGAAAGCGTACTTACGTGATACGAAAGGAAGGACTACCGGACGTTGGTAAGTTGTTACTAAAGTTATTGGCTTTTATCTAATACTAATTGTGTACTTCATCCAGCCGcctttaagaaaaaaaaaaaaaaaaaaaatcaaatttgtTGAAATTTCTCATAACTTTAAAAGACTAACTTTGAAGTTAGTCTTACCTAAAAAGTCAAATATGTTAATTCGGTATATACTGGTATCTAATGTTGAATTTAAAGCTCATATACAAATTGCAGTTCtt
The window above is part of the Rutidosis leptorrhynchoides isolate AG116_Rl617_1_P2 chromosome 1, CSIRO_AGI_Rlap_v1, whole genome shotgun sequence genome. Proteins encoded here:
- the LOC139873011 gene encoding putative glucose-6-phosphate 1-epimerase; its protein translation is MGHSAAVWDSRLALETIKDWNGIEQIVLRNPQGASARVSLLGGQVISWRNERGEELLFTSSKSILKPPKAMRGGIPICFPQFGNCDSLEQHGFARNKLWTIDDDPPPFPANDSNGKSFVDLLLKPSEEDLKFWPHMFEFRLRVSLAMDGNLTLISRIRNVNGKPFSFSFGYHSYLSVSDISEVRVEGLETMDYFDNLFKRERFTEQGDAITFESEIDRVYLSSPNCIAVLDHERKRTYVIRKEGLPDVVVWNPWDKKSKAMYDLGDDEYKQMLCVDGAAIEKPITLKPGEEWTGRLEIAVVPSSFCSEDL